The Neobacillus sp. OS1-2 genome includes a window with the following:
- a CDS encoding ABC transporter permease subunit translates to MKNLWLSEWKTMTRQRSYYLFLILWVLVFSLLFLLERTNAGLSNFTNITGTIVNILLYLLPLFMLIIGSFSITNELESGQWHLLCTYPIGIPAYLFGKFAGLIMAQAAVFTLSFGISMAIGLFVGIQLSLPWLLGIYLFSLLLIYVFLILGVFLGTVAKTRWKALMASVAIWFFLIMIWPTALIAVLGLIPYSMIEPLMKVAMVLNPAEFLRFFLIIKWDSGAIFGASYDAIVHLFQSGAGWIILIGYLIAYIFMLFSLSILLLGRRRYL, encoded by the coding sequence ATGAAAAATTTATGGCTTTCTGAATGGAAGACAATGACGAGGCAGCGTTCTTACTATCTTTTTCTAATTCTATGGGTGCTGGTGTTTTCTTTATTATTTTTACTCGAACGAACGAATGCCGGCCTTTCTAATTTTACCAATATAACTGGAACGATCGTGAATATCTTGCTGTATTTATTGCCGCTATTTATGCTGATTATCGGTTCCTTTTCGATTACTAATGAATTGGAAAGCGGGCAATGGCATCTTCTCTGTACGTATCCTATCGGTATTCCAGCCTACCTGTTTGGGAAATTTGCCGGTTTGATTATGGCGCAGGCGGCTGTGTTCACCTTAAGCTTTGGAATCAGCATGGCAATTGGTTTATTTGTAGGCATCCAATTATCGCTGCCATGGCTGCTGGGAATCTATCTCTTTTCTCTCCTTTTGATCTATGTATTTTTAATTCTTGGGGTATTTCTTGGAACAGTTGCCAAAACAAGATGGAAGGCATTAATGGCGTCGGTCGCCATCTGGTTCTTCCTTATCATGATTTGGCCAACCGCTTTGATTGCTGTTTTGGGACTCATTCCCTACTCAATGATTGAACCGTTAATGAAAGTAGCGATGGTCCTAAATCCAGCCGAGTTTTTGCGATTCTTTTTAATTATTAAATGGGATAGTGGTGCGATATTTGGTGCGTCGTATGATGCGATTGTTCACCTATTCCAATCGGGTGCAGGCTGGATCATCTTGATTGGCTACCTGATTGCTTATATCTTTATGCTGTTTTCCCTCTCAATCCTGTTACTAGGAAGGAGGAGGTATCTATGA
- a CDS encoding ABC transporter ATP-binding protein — protein sequence MITIKNVSKIFKQKTALHSFSLTAEDGECIVLCGGNGAGKSTLLQIIAGISPPGDGTVLINQVDIKGNRKQYVSLIGYMPDEFFAQESLSVIEFLTFYGTFRKVAQPRIMEVIDTLGLEAKRDEMIKHLSKGMRQRLLFGQAWLAAPAVLILDEPTNGLDPYWIDVFIELLNKIKQSGTTIIFSTHMMDVAAEVADQVIFMENGRMIEAIRNDHVNTKQFMVDLLNRYRK from the coding sequence ATGATAACGATTAAAAATGTCTCCAAGATATTTAAGCAAAAAACAGCTCTTCATTCATTCTCGTTAACAGCAGAAGACGGAGAATGCATTGTACTCTGCGGTGGAAACGGTGCTGGGAAGAGCACCCTGCTGCAGATCATTGCTGGCATTTCGCCACCTGGTGATGGGACTGTTTTGATTAATCAGGTAGATATCAAGGGAAATCGTAAACAGTATGTGTCGTTAATTGGATACATGCCTGATGAGTTTTTTGCCCAAGAATCGCTGAGCGTCATAGAGTTTTTAACGTTTTACGGAACGTTTCGAAAGGTTGCACAACCTCGGATTATGGAAGTGATCGACACGCTTGGGTTGGAGGCAAAAAGGGATGAGATGATTAAACACTTATCAAAAGGGATGCGACAACGGTTGCTATTTGGCCAGGCATGGCTGGCAGCCCCCGCCGTTTTGATTCTTGATGAACCGACAAATGGCCTCGATCCATATTGGATAGATGTTTTTATTGAGTTGTTAAACAAAATAAAACAGAGTGGTACGACGATAATCTTTTCTACTCATATGATGGATGTGGCCGCCGAAGTGGCTGATCAAGTAATTTTTATGGAAAATGGAAGGATGATTGAGGCGATTCGGAATGATCACGTTAACACGAAGCAATTTATGGTGGATCTGCTGAACCGCTACCGTAAATAG
- a CDS encoding nitrous oxide reductase accessory protein NosL — MKHKLVNTCFIAILALFVVAGCSKKEVKPVAINEKTDKCEICHMAVKNNEFATEIILESGKSMVFDDIGCMYKWMKENPDKKINHSFVKDYDSKEWIEADEAAYVYDKPIKTPMAYNVLSFTDKKDAQIFIDEHGGSLLTYDNLQNHKWEKNEEMVKEMKEKMNMHGQDDLKMEHSEDSH, encoded by the coding sequence ATGAAACACAAATTGGTAAATACCTGCTTCATTGCTATCTTAGCTTTATTCGTTGTCGCAGGATGCAGTAAAAAGGAAGTGAAGCCGGTGGCGATCAATGAAAAAACCGATAAATGTGAAATCTGCCATATGGCGGTAAAAAATAACGAGTTTGCTACAGAAATTATTCTTGAAAGTGGAAAATCAATGGTATTTGATGATATTGGCTGTATGTATAAATGGATGAAGGAAAATCCCGATAAAAAAATCAACCATTCCTTTGTTAAAGATTATGATTCAAAAGAATGGATTGAAGCGGATGAGGCTGCATATGTGTATGACAAACCGATTAAAACCCCAATGGCCTATAATGTTCTTTCTTTTACAGATAAAAAAGATGCTCAAATTTTTATCGATGAACATGGCGGCAGTCTATTAACCTATGATAACCTCCAAAATCATAAATGGGAAAAGAATGAGGAAATGGTAAAAGAAATGAAGGAAAAAATGAACATGCACGGACAGGATGACTTGAAAATGGAACATTCCGAGGATAGTCATTAA